From Sediminibacterium sp. TEGAF015, a single genomic window includes:
- a CDS encoding DUF1800 domain-containing protein, with protein sequence MDNLYNPPPLTGLNPYTGPFTQTELQHLLKRTLFGASKSDLDYFAGKALPVVLSELLNPAAVIPPPPIKEYTTSTTATTPDTAIAVGSTWVGDLNNDGTVQSQRRASFKKWWMGLMINQDRSVLEKMTLFWHNHFATETNDVSNAQYVYRHHQLLRSNALGNFKTLTRAVTVDSAMLVYLNGQLNTRTAPDENYGRELQELFCCGKGPDSLYTEADVKAAARVLTGWRNNNTTMTAYFDSTRHDTNPKAFSSFYNNTVIAGRTGATAGDIELDELLTMIFNVQEVAKYVCRRIYRWFLYYDIDASVETNIITPLANIFRTNNYEIKPVLQALLQSEHFFDVLSRGCQIKSPVDLVVGMCREFPMAFPPASDYITNYAHWNYMVTWVSNMQQNIGDPPDVSGWKAYYQEPQFYQIWINSDTLPKRNQFTDTMIVTGYSFGGKRIQVDGLALVQQLNTPADPNALINQLTSYLYRIDLSGASKTQLKQDILLSGQTSDHYWTDAWNLYISNPGNTANTTTVRNKIRDLLKYLLNLAEYQLA encoded by the coding sequence ATGGACAATCTTTACAACCCACCCCCACTAACTGGTTTGAATCCCTATACGGGACCATTCACTCAGACGGAATTACAGCATTTATTGAAGCGAACCCTGTTTGGAGCCAGTAAATCCGATCTGGATTATTTTGCAGGAAAAGCGCTTCCTGTGGTGCTCAGCGAGTTATTGAATCCGGCGGCTGTAATCCCCCCGCCCCCCATAAAAGAATATACCACTTCTACAACAGCAACTACACCCGATACGGCCATAGCTGTTGGCTCCACTTGGGTGGGCGATTTAAACAACGATGGTACGGTACAAAGTCAGCGACGCGCTTCATTTAAAAAATGGTGGATGGGGTTAATGATTAATCAGGACCGTTCTGTGTTAGAAAAAATGACCTTATTCTGGCACAATCATTTTGCCACAGAAACCAATGATGTAAGCAATGCACAATATGTATATAGACATCATCAATTGTTGCGGTCAAATGCATTGGGAAATTTTAAAACACTAACCCGGGCTGTTACAGTTGACTCAGCCATGCTGGTCTATCTAAATGGTCAGTTGAATACTAGAACAGCACCAGATGAAAACTATGGAAGAGAGTTACAGGAATTATTTTGCTGTGGTAAAGGACCTGATTCCTTGTATACAGAAGCTGATGTAAAAGCAGCAGCAAGAGTATTAACAGGGTGGAGGAATAATAATACCACCATGACTGCGTACTTTGATTCAACCAGGCACGATACCAATCCCAAAGCCTTTTCATCTTTTTATAATAATACGGTGATTGCAGGAAGAACGGGTGCTACCGCTGGTGATATAGAACTGGATGAGTTGCTGACGATGATTTTTAATGTGCAGGAAGTAGCTAAATATGTTTGTCGCAGAATTTATCGATGGTTTCTTTACTATGATATAGATGCATCGGTGGAAACCAATATCATTACTCCGCTGGCCAATATTTTCAGAACTAATAATTATGAAATAAAGCCTGTGTTGCAGGCACTCTTGCAAAGTGAACATTTTTTTGATGTATTGTCTAGAGGATGTCAGATCAAGAGCCCGGTAGATTTAGTAGTGGGAATGTGCAGAGAGTTTCCCATGGCGTTTCCGCCAGCCAGTGATTATATTACTAACTATGCACACTGGAATTATATGGTAACCTGGGTAAGTAATATGCAACAAAACATTGGAGATCCACCAGATGTGAGTGGATGGAAAGCCTATTACCAGGAGCCACAGTTTTATCAAATCTGGATCAACAGTGATACTTTGCCTAAGCGTAATCAATTTACTGATACCATGATTGTAACGGGTTATAGTTTTGGTGGTAAAAGAATTCAGGTAGATGGATTGGCACTGGTTCAACAACTCAACACGCCCGCAGATCCGAATGCACTAATCAATCAATTGACCAGTTATTTGTACCGGATAGATTTATCAGGTGCTTCAAAGACACAACTTAAACAAGATATATTATTAAGTGGACAAACCAGTGATCATTACTGGACAGATGCCTGGAATTTATACATCAGCAATCCAGGTAATACTGCTAATACCACAACGGTAAGAAACAAAATCAGGGACTTGCTCAAATATTTACTGAACCTGGCAGAATACCAACTGGCCTAA
- a CDS encoding DUF1501 domain-containing protein, with product MKRRDFLKNTVPAGILLPSLVSGFSFKVFGASSVFAAALQMQAEENDHILVIIQLNGGNDGLNMVVPLENFANYANARPNIFIPENKVLKLTGVDKAGLHPSMTGLQSLYNEGKLNIIQSVGYPQPSFSHFRATDIWMSASDSNTVVNSGWAGRYLDYQYPNFPTGYPNATMKDPLAIQIGSATSLTMQGPAVNMAMSISNTSNFYNLINGVQDPAPATPAGKELTYIRQITQQTQQYANVIKDAASKVPTQSTYPANNSLADQLKIVARLIKGGLQTRVYMVSTGGFDTHASQVNNGDTTTGTHATLLGRVSDAIKAFQTDLAFLGVDDKVVGMTFSEFGRRIRSNASSGTDHGAAAPVFVFGKQVIGGVTGNTPNFGASVGVGDNVPFQYDFRSVYSTLLSNWLCVEDADLQQIMLKNYQNLPLVSGAACKRPQPLATEQLISNYPNPFTSSTVITFKTAGGHTLVQIIDTSGRVIAVLTDKEYPAGTYTVTFNSGFLPTGVYYARFQNLSVQQVRPMLKVR from the coding sequence ATGAAAAGGAGAGACTTTTTAAAAAATACAGTGCCTGCAGGCATTTTACTGCCATCATTGGTGAGTGGGTTTTCGTTTAAAGTATTTGGTGCTTCTTCTGTTTTTGCGGCGGCATTGCAGATGCAGGCTGAAGAGAACGATCATATCCTGGTCATTATTCAGTTGAATGGCGGCAATGATGGATTAAATATGGTGGTTCCTCTTGAGAACTTTGCCAACTATGCCAATGCAAGACCCAATATTTTTATCCCTGAAAACAAAGTATTGAAATTAACTGGTGTAGACAAAGCAGGGTTACATCCTTCTATGACTGGTTTACAAAGTTTATACAACGAAGGGAAATTAAATATTATTCAATCAGTTGGATATCCACAGCCTAGTTTTTCGCATTTCAGGGCTACGGATATCTGGATGAGTGCCAGTGATTCCAACACAGTAGTCAATAGCGGATGGGCAGGAAGATATTTGGATTATCAGTATCCGAATTTTCCAACCGGCTATCCCAATGCAACCATGAAAGATCCATTGGCCATCCAAATTGGATCGGCTACTTCTTTAACGATGCAAGGTCCGGCTGTTAACATGGCCATGAGCATTAGCAATACTAGTAATTTTTATAACCTGATTAACGGAGTGCAGGATCCTGCACCAGCAACTCCTGCAGGCAAAGAGCTAACATATATCAGACAGATAACGCAGCAAACACAACAGTATGCCAATGTAATTAAAGATGCTGCCAGTAAAGTACCTACGCAGTCTACCTATCCAGCGAATAACAGTTTGGCTGATCAGTTAAAAATTGTAGCCAGATTAATTAAAGGTGGATTACAAACAAGAGTATACATGGTAAGTACAGGAGGATTTGATACCCATGCATCTCAGGTAAACAACGGAGATACAACTACTGGAACACATGCAACATTACTGGGAAGAGTAAGTGATGCCATCAAAGCATTTCAAACTGATCTGGCATTTTTAGGCGTGGATGATAAAGTGGTAGGTATGACTTTCTCAGAATTTGGCCGACGAATTAGAAGCAATGCCAGCAGTGGTACAGACCATGGTGCTGCAGCCCCTGTATTTGTTTTTGGAAAGCAGGTGATTGGTGGCGTTACTGGCAATACCCCCAATTTTGGCGCCAGTGTAGGAGTAGGGGACAATGTTCCTTTCCAATATGATTTCCGATCTGTTTATTCTACCTTGTTAAGCAACTGGCTATGTGTAGAAGATGCCGATTTGCAACAAATCATGTTGAAGAATTATCAGAATCTTCCTTTGGTAAGCGGTGCAGCCTGTAAGCGTCCTCAACCATTGGCCACAGAACAATTGATCAGTAATTATCCGAATCCATTTACTTCCAGTACGGTCATTACCTTCAAAACAGCTGGCGGACATACATTAGTTCAAATCATCGATACCAGTGGTAGAGTTATTGCCGTATTAACAGATAAAGAGTATCCGGCAGGGACTTATACCGTTACATTCAATAGCGGATTTCTGCCAACAGGTGTGTATTATGCCCGTTTTCAGAACCTTTCTGTACAGCAAGTGCGACCCATGCTGAAAGTCAGGTAA